From Solidesulfovibrio carbinoliphilus subsp. oakridgensis, the proteins below share one genomic window:
- a CDS encoding argininosuccinate synthase — translation MSTIKKVVLAYSGGLDTSVILKWIKKTYACEVVTVTCDLGQEEELDGLEDKALRTGATKAYIDDLREEFAKDFIFPMLRAGAVYEGRYLLGTSIARPLIAKRLVEVARAEGAQAVAHGATGKGNDQVRFELTTGVLAPDLRTIAPWREWDFASRTDLLNFAKENGIPVPSDKKGSDHSMDRNLLHLSFEGGELEDPWNEPSADTYLLTVPIEKAPDEPEVITIDFEHGDPVAVDGEKLSPAALVKKLNTLGGRHGIGRIDMVENRFVGMKSRGIYETPGGTILHVAHRDLEGICLDREVMHLRDSLIPKYAEMVYNGFWYAPERVALQAMIDQAQERVTGTVRLKLYKGQAYPLGRKSPNSLYNPKLATFEKDEVYNQADATGFIRLVGLRLRGLGVK, via the coding sequence ATGAGCACCATCAAGAAAGTCGTCCTGGCCTATTCCGGCGGCCTCGACACCTCGGTCATCCTCAAGTGGATCAAAAAGACCTACGCCTGCGAGGTCGTGACCGTCACCTGCGACCTGGGCCAGGAAGAGGAGCTCGACGGCCTGGAAGACAAGGCGCTTCGCACCGGCGCGACCAAGGCCTACATCGACGACCTGCGCGAGGAATTCGCCAAGGACTTCATTTTTCCCATGCTGCGGGCCGGAGCCGTGTACGAGGGCCGCTACCTGCTTGGCACCTCCATCGCCCGGCCGCTCATCGCCAAACGGCTCGTGGAAGTGGCCCGGGCCGAGGGGGCGCAGGCCGTGGCCCACGGCGCCACCGGCAAGGGCAACGACCAGGTCCGCTTCGAGCTGACCACCGGCGTCCTGGCCCCGGATCTGCGCACCATCGCCCCCTGGCGCGAGTGGGACTTCGCCTCGCGCACGGATCTCCTTAATTTCGCCAAGGAAAATGGCATCCCGGTTCCCTCCGACAAGAAGGGCTCGGACCACAGCATGGACCGAAACCTCCTGCACCTGAGCTTCGAGGGCGGGGAATTGGAAGATCCCTGGAACGAGCCGAGTGCCGATACCTATCTCCTGACCGTGCCCATCGAAAAAGCCCCGGATGAGCCGGAGGTGATCACCATCGATTTTGAGCACGGCGATCCGGTGGCTGTTGACGGCGAGAAGCTCTCGCCGGCCGCCCTGGTCAAGAAGCTCAACACCCTTGGCGGCCGGCACGGCATCGGCCGTATCGACATGGTGGAAAACAGGTTCGTGGGCATGAAGTCGCGCGGCATCTACGAGACCCCGGGCGGCACCATTCTCCACGTCGCCCACCGCGACCTGGAAGGCATCTGCCTGGACCGCGAAGTCATGCATCTGCGCGACAGCCTCATCCCCAAATACGCCGAAATGGTCTACAACGGCTTCTGGTACGCCCCGGAGCGGGTGGCCCTCCAAGCCATGATCGATCAGGCCCAGGAGCGCGTGACCGGCACGGTGCGGCTTAAGCTCTACAAGGGCCAGGCCTATCCGCTCGGCCGCAAGTCGCCCAACAGCCTGTACAATCCCAAGCTGGCCACGTTCGAAAAGGACGAAGTCTACAACCAGGCCGACGCCACCGGCTTCATCCGCCTGGTCGGCCTGCGCCTGCGCGGCCTGGGTGTGAAGTAG
- a CDS encoding aldo/keto reductase — MELRQLGRSGLWVPALSFGTGTFGGSNEFFKKWGQTDVEEATRLVDICLEAGVNFFDTANTYSEGNSEIILGKALAGRRDKAIVSTKATFPMGEGPNNRGSSRRHLLKACEDSLTRLGTDSIDLYFMHGFDAHTPVEETLRALDDLITAGKIRYIGCSNFSGWHLMKSLAVSEKYGLARYVAYQGNYSLVGRDYEWELMPLGLDQGVGLMVWSPLGWGRLTGRIRRGQPLPEGRIKSGGAEGGPLVEEEYLFTVVDALDEVAAETGKTVPQVALNWLLQRPTVANIVVGARNEEQLRQNLGAVGWNLTPEQVAKLDTASHRQPAYPYWHQMGFDTINPKPVAW; from the coding sequence ATGGAACTACGGCAACTTGGACGCAGCGGCCTCTGGGTTCCGGCGCTGAGCTTCGGCACGGGGACCTTCGGGGGCAGCAACGAGTTTTTCAAGAAATGGGGCCAGACCGATGTCGAGGAGGCCACGCGCCTGGTGGACATCTGCCTGGAGGCCGGAGTCAATTTCTTCGACACGGCCAACACCTATTCCGAAGGCAACTCGGAAATCATCCTTGGCAAGGCCCTGGCCGGCAGGCGGGACAAGGCCATCGTTTCGACCAAGGCCACCTTTCCCATGGGCGAGGGGCCCAACAACCGGGGCTCGTCCCGCCGCCACCTGCTCAAGGCCTGTGAGGACAGCCTGACGCGGCTCGGCACCGACTCCATCGACCTCTATTTCATGCACGGCTTCGACGCCCACACCCCGGTGGAGGAGACCCTGCGCGCCCTGGACGACCTCATAACGGCCGGCAAGATCCGCTACATCGGCTGCTCCAACTTCTCGGGCTGGCACCTCATGAAATCCCTGGCCGTGTCCGAGAAATACGGCCTGGCCCGCTACGTGGCCTACCAGGGCAACTATTCGCTGGTCGGCCGCGACTACGAATGGGAGCTCATGCCCCTTGGCCTGGACCAGGGCGTCGGGCTCATGGTCTGGAGCCCGCTTGGCTGGGGCCGGCTGACCGGCAGGATCCGGCGGGGCCAGCCCCTGCCCGAGGGACGCATCAAATCCGGCGGCGCCGAAGGCGGCCCCCTGGTCGAGGAGGAATACCTCTTCACAGTGGTCGACGCCCTGGACGAGGTGGCCGCCGAGACCGGCAAAACCGTGCCGCAGGTCGCCCTCAACTGGCTGTTGCAGCGCCCGACCGTGGCCAACATCGTGGTCGGGGCCAGAAACGAGGAGCAACTCCGGCAGAACCTGGGGGCGGTCGGTTGGAACCTGACGCCCGAGCAGGTGGCGAAGCTCGACACCGCCAGTCACCGCCAGCCCGCCTACCCCTACTGGCACCAGATGGGCTTTGACACCATCAACCCCAAGCCCGTGGCCTGGTGA
- a CDS encoding methyl-accepting chemotaxis protein, translating to MPTTVLPEARPSLPFMAGALLVSLAVCAVAAWRLGQADPAPWIGLSAVGLGWATLAAAMAYLARRILLPATRRATVSEKTLAALESGSLVQPGNPSPVLAVYRTAFLDSKNAVGTMAAHAGTMLEDARDLSRACNEGAARGRHIGDATAELALRLDAITGAAKAGGRHIDGIAASMDLMRQASREIAGTLERTRTEADIVADAARINAGRIEALGKLAGRSATGIHEVAEAIEAVREKGQALDGDMRALDAEVLAIGSVMGIISDIADQTNLLALNAAIEAARAGESGRGFAVVADEVRKLAEKTMAATRQVGQSIAGIQRLSSQGIQSMAESEAAIAVTVDLAREQIAAIDGMVGTMGEAGREVATITAVMEKLKDVVHTASAAAEEQAQASAEITDNLERSATELHAVNEDVAACLESLRDVGADVMGMSRNLGDIGAASLQMRAAAGELAAMAKARAEGLARYDTGTPPFDIGAVKAMHLAWRSRLESVIEGHTRLAVSQVDNHHQCAFGQWYDAAAREGLGGQTLFREVGRRHARVHDLAREIVDLVAHGRRERLGAAMAAFDRERTDLFTALDALYRDMSR from the coding sequence ATGCCAACCACCGTTCTTCCCGAGGCTCGCCCCTCCCTCCCCTTCATGGCCGGCGCCCTGCTCGTCAGCCTGGCCGTCTGCGCCGTGGCGGCCTGGCGGCTTGGCCAGGCCGATCCGGCCCCCTGGATCGGGCTTTCGGCCGTGGGCCTTGGCTGGGCCACCCTGGCCGCGGCCATGGCCTATCTCGCCCGGCGCATCCTCCTGCCGGCGACGCGCCGGGCCACGGTCTCGGAAAAAACGCTGGCCGCCCTGGAATCCGGCAGCCTGGTGCAGCCGGGCAATCCCTCGCCGGTCCTGGCCGTCTATAGGACCGCCTTTCTGGACAGCAAAAACGCGGTCGGCACCATGGCCGCCCATGCCGGAACCATGCTGGAGGACGCCCGGGACCTCAGCCGGGCCTGCAACGAGGGAGCGGCGCGCGGCCGGCACATCGGCGACGCCACGGCCGAACTGGCCCTGCGCCTGGACGCCATCACCGGGGCGGCCAAGGCCGGGGGACGCCACATCGACGGCATCGCCGCGTCCATGGACCTGATGCGCCAGGCCAGCCGGGAAATCGCCGGCACCCTCGAGCGCACCCGGACCGAAGCCGATATCGTGGCCGACGCGGCCCGGATCAATGCCGGCCGCATCGAAGCCCTGGGCAAACTGGCCGGGCGCAGCGCCACGGGCATCCACGAGGTGGCCGAGGCCATCGAAGCGGTCCGGGAAAAGGGGCAGGCCCTTGACGGAGACATGCGGGCCCTTGACGCCGAAGTCCTGGCCATCGGCTCGGTCATGGGCATCATTTCCGACATCGCCGACCAGACCAACCTGCTGGCCCTCAATGCCGCCATCGAGGCGGCCCGGGCCGGCGAATCGGGCCGGGGCTTCGCGGTGGTGGCCGACGAGGTCCGAAAGCTCGCGGAAAAGACCATGGCCGCCACCCGGCAGGTCGGGCAGTCCATCGCCGGCATCCAGCGCCTCTCGAGCCAGGGCATCCAGTCCATGGCCGAATCCGAGGCGGCCATTGCCGTGACCGTGGATCTGGCCCGGGAGCAGATCGCGGCCATCGACGGCATGGTCGGGACCATGGGCGAGGCCGGCCGGGAAGTCGCGACCATCACGGCCGTCATGGAAAAGCTCAAGGACGTGGTGCACACCGCCTCGGCCGCGGCCGAGGAACAGGCCCAGGCTTCGGCGGAAATCACGGACAACCTGGAGCGGTCGGCGACCGAGTTGCACGCGGTCAACGAGGATGTGGCTGCCTGCCTGGAGTCGCTTCGCGACGTCGGAGCCGACGTCATGGGCATGAGCCGCAACCTCGGCGACATCGGCGCGGCCTCGCTCCAGATGCGGGCCGCTGCCGGCGAGCTGGCCGCCATGGCCAAGGCCCGGGCCGAGGGGCTGGCCCGCTACGACACGGGCACCCCGCCCTTTGACATCGGCGCGGTCAAGGCCATGCACCTGGCCTGGCGGAGCCGGCTCGAATCCGTGATCGAGGGCCACACCCGGCTGGCCGTCTCCCAGGTGGACAACCACCACCAGTGCGCCTTTGGCCAATGGTACGACGCCGCGGCCAGGGAAGGGCTCGGCGGCCAGACGCTTTTCCGGGAAGTGGGACGCCGCCACGCCCGGGTCCACGACCTGGCCCGGGAAATCGTGGACCTGGTGGCCCACGGCCGGCGAGAACGGCTCGGCGCGGCCATGGCCGCCTTTGACCGGGAACGGACAGATCTTTTCACGGCCCTGGACGCCCTCTACAGGGACATGAGCCGCTAG
- the ettA gene encoding energy-dependent translational throttle protein EttA — MAAEPNKIIYSMIRVSKFHDKKPIIKDISLSYFYGAKIGVLGLNGSGKSTLLKILAGLDKDFQGETVLTPGHTIGYLEQDPLVDVQKTVREVVEEGVAETVALLQEFEDINAAFAEPMEADAMDKLIERQGEVQEKLDALDAWELDSRLEMAMDALRCPPADTPVAVLSGGERRRVALCRLFLQKPDIMLLDEPTNHLDAETVAWMEHFLHGYPGTVIAVTHDRYFLDNVAGWILELDRGRGIPWKGNYTSWLEQKQERLRQEEKSESERQKTLARELEWVRMSAHGRHAKSKARISAYETLASQESDGMAKDLEIYIPPGPRLGKNVIEAEGVAKGFDDRLLFENLNMIVPRGAIVGIIGPNGAGKTTLFRMITGQETPDAGTFKLGETVELAHVDQNRESLDPEKTVFEAVGEGYDTIRLGTKDVNARAYVARFNFTGQDQQKKVKVLSGGEKNRLHLALMLKSGANVLLLDEPTNDLDVNTLRALEEALLAFAGSALVISHDRWFLDRVASHILAFEGESQAVFFDGNFTEYEADRKARLGAAADIPHRIKYRHFSRA; from the coding sequence ATGGCCGCCGAGCCCAATAAAATCATCTATTCCATGATCCGTGTGAGCAAGTTCCACGATAAAAAGCCCATTATCAAGGACATCTCCCTGTCCTATTTCTACGGCGCCAAGATCGGGGTGCTCGGCCTCAACGGTTCGGGCAAATCCACGCTTCTCAAAATCCTGGCCGGCCTGGACAAGGATTTCCAGGGCGAGACCGTCCTCACCCCCGGCCACACCATCGGCTACCTGGAGCAGGACCCGCTGGTCGACGTCCAAAAGACGGTGCGCGAAGTGGTCGAGGAAGGCGTGGCCGAGACGGTCGCCCTGCTCCAGGAATTCGAGGACATCAACGCCGCCTTTGCCGAGCCCATGGAGGCCGACGCCATGGACAAGCTGATCGAACGCCAGGGCGAGGTCCAGGAAAAGCTCGACGCCCTGGACGCCTGGGAACTGGACAGCCGGCTGGAAATGGCCATGGACGCCCTGCGCTGTCCGCCGGCCGACACGCCGGTTGCGGTCCTGTCCGGTGGCGAACGCCGCCGGGTGGCCCTGTGCCGGCTCTTTCTCCAGAAACCGGACATCATGCTCCTGGACGAACCGACCAACCACCTGGATGCCGAGACCGTGGCCTGGATGGAGCACTTCCTCCACGGCTATCCCGGCACGGTCATCGCCGTCACCCACGACCGGTATTTCCTCGACAACGTGGCCGGCTGGATCCTCGAACTCGACCGGGGCCGCGGCATCCCCTGGAAGGGCAACTACACCTCGTGGCTCGAGCAGAAGCAGGAACGGCTGCGCCAGGAGGAGAAATCCGAAAGCGAGCGCCAAAAGACCCTGGCCCGGGAGCTCGAGTGGGTGCGGATGTCGGCCCATGGCCGCCACGCCAAGTCCAAGGCCCGCATCTCGGCCTACGAAACCCTGGCTTCCCAGGAATCGGACGGCATGGCCAAGGACCTGGAGATCTACATCCCGCCCGGACCGCGGCTGGGCAAGAACGTCATCGAGGCCGAGGGCGTGGCCAAGGGCTTTGACGACAGGCTGCTTTTCGAAAATCTGAACATGATCGTGCCGCGCGGGGCCATTGTCGGCATCATTGGCCCCAACGGCGCGGGCAAGACCACCCTCTTCCGGATGATCACCGGCCAGGAGACTCCGGACGCCGGCACCTTCAAGCTCGGCGAGACCGTGGAGCTGGCCCACGTGGACCAGAACCGCGAGTCGCTCGACCCGGAAAAGACCGTGTTCGAGGCCGTGGGCGAAGGCTACGACACCATCCGGCTCGGCACCAAGGACGTCAACGCCAGGGCCTACGTGGCCCGGTTCAACTTCACCGGCCAGGACCAGCAGAAAAAGGTCAAGGTCCTCTCCGGCGGCGAGAAAAACCGCCTGCACCTGGCCCTCATGCTCAAAAGCGGGGCCAACGTGCTGCTCCTCGACGAACCGACCAACGACCTGGACGTCAACACGCTTCGCGCCCTGGAAGAGGCGCTTTTGGCCTTTGCCGGCTCGGCCCTGGTCATAAGCCACGACCGCTGGTTTCTTGACCGGGTGGCCAGCCACATCCTGGCCTTCGAGGGCGAGAGCCAGGCCGTCTTTTTCGACGGCAACTTCACGGAATACGAAGCCGACCGCAAGGCCCGCCTGGGCGCTGCGGCCGACATCCCCCACCGCATCAAGTACCGGCACTTCAGTCGGGCCTGA
- a CDS encoding sigma-54-dependent Fis family transcriptional regulator produces the protein MASKTLNLQLSCLQAISGIIDKALDLEQSLQDILRILAETLSMKRATITLVDRSTGKLVISVSQGLSAEEKRRGVYGLDEGVTGLIFQTASPYVVPDIREEPLFLDKTRSRKIERDRISFVGVPIILHGQAIGVLNVDRLFGDEVSYEEDVAFLTVVATLIAQFMSLNQKYEAKVQDLKRENVTLKFKLSQETRGLYIVGKSLAMQEVQRQIEKVAPTRATVLLLGESGTGKTLIGRIIHDLSERKDYPFIKVNCASIPENLLESELFGYEKGAFTGADQTKPGRFEDAHKGTLFLDEIGELPLGLQAKLLRVLQDREFERLGSNKTRQVDVRILAATNKDLATLAEEGSFRPDLYYRLNVFPLQAPPLRDRKEDIQSLLIHFLNKVSKEYARKLTFSTEALAILKEYDWPGNVREMENLVERLVILAENERIDADLIRPYLTMQSRDEGFEAGRDGGEGSPSLKSLEKSVIIDALRRSGGIQHKAARELGITPRQMGYRVKKFNLESLVAVQRVKNRF, from the coding sequence ATGGCTTCAAAAACGCTAAATCTCCAGCTCTCCTGCCTCCAGGCCATAAGCGGCATCATCGACAAGGCTCTTGATCTGGAGCAGTCGCTGCAGGATATTTTGCGTATTTTGGCCGAGACCCTCTCCATGAAGCGGGCCACCATCACCCTGGTCGACCGCTCCACGGGCAAGCTCGTCATCAGCGTCTCCCAGGGCCTTTCAGCCGAGGAGAAGCGCCGGGGCGTCTACGGCCTGGACGAGGGCGTCACGGGCCTCATCTTCCAGACCGCCTCGCCCTACGTGGTGCCGGACATCCGCGAGGAGCCACTTTTCCTGGACAAGACCCGGTCGCGCAAGATCGAGCGGGACCGCATCTCCTTTGTCGGCGTGCCCATCATCCTCCACGGCCAGGCCATCGGCGTCCTGAACGTGGACCGGCTTTTCGGGGACGAGGTGTCCTACGAAGAGGACGTGGCCTTTTTGACCGTCGTGGCCACGCTCATTGCCCAGTTCATGAGCCTGAACCAGAAGTACGAGGCCAAGGTCCAGGACTTAAAGCGCGAAAACGTCACGCTCAAATTCAAGCTTTCCCAGGAAACGCGCGGACTTTACATCGTCGGCAAGAGCCTGGCCATGCAGGAGGTCCAGCGGCAGATCGAAAAGGTCGCCCCGACCAGGGCCACCGTGCTCCTCCTTGGCGAATCCGGCACCGGCAAGACGCTCATCGGCCGCATCATCCACGACCTGTCCGAGCGCAAGGACTATCCCTTCATCAAGGTCAACTGCGCCTCGATCCCGGAAAACCTCCTGGAATCGGAACTGTTCGGCTACGAGAAGGGGGCCTTCACCGGGGCCGACCAGACCAAGCCCGGCCGGTTCGAGGACGCGCACAAGGGCACACTTTTCCTGGACGAGATCGGCGAACTGCCCCTTGGCCTCCAGGCCAAGCTCCTGCGCGTGCTCCAGGACCGGGAATTCGAGCGGCTTGGCAGCAACAAGACCCGGCAGGTGGATGTGCGGATCCTGGCCGCCACCAACAAGGACCTGGCCACTCTGGCCGAGGAGGGCTCGTTTCGGCCCGACCTCTACTACCGCCTGAACGTCTTTCCCTTGCAGGCCCCGCCCCTTCGGGACCGCAAGGAGGACATTCAGAGCCTGCTCATCCATTTCCTCAACAAGGTTTCCAAGGAATACGCCAGAAAGTTGACCTTCTCCACCGAGGCCCTGGCCATCCTCAAGGAATACGACTGGCCGGGCAATGTCCGGGAGATGGAAAACCTGGTCGAACGGCTGGTCATCCTGGCCGAAAACGAGCGCATCGACGCGGATCTTATCCGCCCGTACCTGACCATGCAGTCCCGGGACGAGGGTTTCGAGGCCGGGCGGGACGGCGGCGAAGGCTCGCCGTCGCTCAAAAGCCTGGAAAAGTCCGTCATCATCGACGCGCTTCGCCGCAGCGGCGGCATCCAGCACAAGGCGGCCCGGGAACTCGGCATCACCCCCCGCCAGATGGGCTACCGGGTGAAAAAATTCAATCTCGAATCCCTGGTGGCCGTGCAGCGGGTGAAAAACCGCTTCTAG
- the argH gene encoding argininosuccinate lyase: MSTKMWGGRFGEGTGALMEAYSESVSYDKRMCRQDVAGSKAHARMLARRGILTNEEAERIVAGLDQVLDEIEVGVFPWRVEFEDVHMNVEQRLTELIGPLGGKLHTGRSRNDQVALDFRLYVAESLDVWGRLLRELITVFVARAGEHQDTLLPGCTHLQPAQPVSLAHHLLAYAWMLKRDCERVEDALRRVRISPLGAAALAGTTYPLDPAMVARAVGFSHAFANSMDAVSDRDFVLESLFCASVVMAHLSRFCEEIILWANPRFGYVALPDAYATGSSIMPQKKNPDAAELMRGRVGRVYGSLMGMLTVVKGLPLTYNRDLQEDKEPFFDADDTVRASLRVMAGMLGELAFRPDRMREALAQGFLNATELADYLAAKGVPFREAHHITGRAVAYAESQGKALEQLTLDELLVFSPAMGDDVFEALRYETAVARRNGPGGTGPESVTTQMAELSRWLQKR; the protein is encoded by the coding sequence ATGTCCACGAAAATGTGGGGCGGGCGGTTTGGCGAGGGCACCGGGGCCTTGATGGAGGCCTACAGCGAGTCCGTTTCCTACGACAAGCGGATGTGCCGCCAGGACGTGGCCGGCAGCAAGGCCCACGCCAGGATGCTGGCCAGGCGCGGCATCCTGACGAACGAGGAGGCCGAACGGATCGTGGCCGGCCTTGACCAGGTGCTGGACGAAATCGAGGTCGGCGTGTTCCCGTGGCGCGTCGAATTCGAGGACGTGCACATGAACGTGGAGCAGCGCCTGACGGAACTGATCGGCCCCCTTGGCGGCAAGCTCCACACCGGCCGCAGCCGCAACGACCAGGTGGCCCTCGATTTTCGGCTCTACGTGGCCGAGAGCCTGGATGTCTGGGGACGGTTGCTGCGCGAGTTGATCACGGTCTTCGTGGCCCGGGCCGGCGAGCACCAGGATACGCTGCTGCCCGGCTGCACCCATCTCCAGCCGGCCCAGCCGGTGAGCCTGGCCCACCATCTGCTCGCCTACGCCTGGATGCTCAAGCGCGACTGCGAGCGGGTCGAGGATGCGTTGCGGCGCGTCAGAATTTCGCCCTTGGGGGCCGCGGCCCTGGCCGGCACCACCTATCCGCTGGACCCGGCCATGGTGGCCCGGGCGGTCGGCTTTTCCCACGCCTTTGCCAACAGCATGGACGCGGTCTCGGACCGGGATTTCGTGCTGGAATCGCTTTTTTGCGCCTCGGTGGTCATGGCCCACCTCAGCCGCTTCTGCGAGGAGATCATCCTCTGGGCCAACCCCAGGTTCGGCTACGTGGCTCTGCCCGACGCCTACGCCACCGGATCGAGCATCATGCCCCAGAAGAAAAATCCCGACGCCGCCGAACTGATGCGCGGCCGGGTCGGCCGGGTCTACGGGTCGCTCATGGGCATGTTGACCGTGGTCAAGGGCCTGCCCCTGACCTACAACCGCGACTTGCAGGAAGACAAGGAACCCTTTTTCGACGCCGACGACACGGTCCGGGCCTCGCTTCGGGTCATGGCCGGCATGCTCGGCGAGCTGGCCTTCCGGCCGGACCGGATGCGCGAAGCCCTTGCCCAGGGCTTTCTGAACGCCACGGAACTGGCCGACTACCTGGCGGCCAAGGGCGTGCCCTTCCGGGAGGCCCACCACATCACTGGCCGGGCGGTGGCCTATGCCGAGTCCCAGGGCAAGGCCCTCGAGCAATTGACGCTTGATGAATTGCTTGTATTTTCCCCGGCCATGGGCGACGACGTTTTCGAAGCCCTGCGGTATGAAACAGCCGTGGCCCGACGCAACGGACCCGGCGGCACGGGTCCCGAATCTGTGACCACCCAGATGGCGGAACTCTCCCGATGGCTTCAAAAACGCTAA